A region of Halosolutus amylolyticus DNA encodes the following proteins:
- a CDS encoding DUF7565 family protein, whose translation MAWQCGIDGCGRVFDDVESAVVHQATEHERRECKVCGTVVPDGYLAIRHAFTEHSRAEYVRAYGASSEAVRKREDLLDEITEAADMETIAKELKR comes from the coding sequence ATGGCCTGGCAATGCGGCATCGACGGCTGTGGAAGGGTGTTCGACGACGTCGAGTCAGCGGTGGTCCATCAGGCGACCGAGCACGAGCGCCGCGAGTGCAAAGTCTGTGGCACCGTCGTCCCGGACGGCTATCTCGCGATCCGTCACGCCTTTACCGAACACAGCCGCGCCGAGTACGTCCGCGCCTACGGTGCCAGCTCCGAAGCGGTCCGCAAGCGCGAGGACCTCCTCGACGAGATTACGGAGGCTGCCGACATGGAGACGATCGCGAAGGAGTTGAAGCGGTGA